In bacterium HR17, one DNA window encodes the following:
- a CDS encoding Putative two-component membrane permease complex subunit SMU_747c, which translates to MQPQPNIAQEMLADAVDIFQCCILTWDFLPVVLPAYLLAGAIAAFVPIDKVLRYLNLRARQWLAYLAGIFTGFIVSVCSCNIVPLGASIYRRGAGVGPAFAFLYAGPGLNLVALVWTFQVFGGVFGLWRLGGAIVTSLVIGIVMALLFRSEQTRAAQPALATDGGTVEFALSELGQRYPHRSWFVVACLMVLLILGAKGLPWAVRIPALVGCTAALIWAFSKWFEPYEVKEWLWESWRFMKMTLPILVPAVLLIAFIARKVPLEWFATTAEGQKPFLFLGDNSLRATFLASVFGSVMYFPILTEIPFVKAFLKQGMGVAPAMAILLGGPGTSLPGAILIARFFGWKKMLVYEILEIGMNTLVAYSFGRLFGDYKCPCLTGAERHANLEWVSVASALIATAIVATVLIAWRRSKWSSVNA; encoded by the coding sequence GTGCAACCGCAGCCCAACATCGCACAAGAGATGTTGGCAGACGCAGTGGATATTTTTCAATGCTGTATTTTGACTTGGGACTTTTTGCCGGTCGTTTTACCCGCTTATTTGCTGGCGGGCGCGATCGCCGCTTTCGTGCCCATAGACAAAGTGCTGCGTTACCTGAACTTGCGGGCGCGCCAATGGCTCGCTTACCTTGCTGGCATTTTTACAGGGTTCATCGTTTCTGTCTGCTCTTGCAACATCGTCCCGCTGGGCGCGAGTATCTATCGGCGCGGCGCGGGCGTCGGCCCTGCCTTTGCGTTTCTTTACGCGGGACCGGGTTTGAACTTGGTGGCGTTGGTCTGGACTTTTCAAGTGTTCGGTGGTGTTTTTGGCTTATGGCGGTTGGGCGGGGCGATTGTCACTTCGTTGGTCATCGGCATTGTCATGGCGCTGCTTTTCCGAAGCGAGCAAACCCGCGCGGCGCAACCGGCGTTGGCGACCGATGGCGGCACGGTAGAGTTTGCCCTTTCCGAACTGGGACAGCGTTATCCCCATCGCAGTTGGTTCGTGGTGGCGTGTTTGATGGTGCTGTTGATTTTGGGCGCGAAAGGGTTGCCGTGGGCGGTGCGCATCCCCGCACTCGTCGGCTGCACCGCCGCCCTCATCTGGGCGTTTAGTAAATGGTTTGAGCCTTACGAGGTCAAAGAGTGGCTTTGGGAAAGTTGGCGGTTCATGAAGATGACCCTGCCCATCCTCGTCCCTGCCGTCCTGCTCATTGCCTTCATCGCCCGTAAAGTTCCGCTGGAATGGTTCGCCACGACAGCGGAAGGACAAAAGCCCTTTCTCTTTCTCGGCGACAACTCCTTGCGAGCGACTTTTCTGGCATCTGTGTTCGGCTCCGTCATGTATTTCCCCATCCTGACCGAAATCCCGTTTGTCAAGGCGTTCCTGAAGCAAGGGATGGGCGTGGCGCCAGCGATGGCAATTTTGCTGGGCGGACCCGGAACCAGTTTGCCCGGCGCTATTCTCATCGCCCGGTTCTTCGGCTGGAAAAAGATGCTCGTCTACGAAATATTGGAAATCGGTATGAACACTTTGGTGGCGTATTCGTTTGGACGGCTGTTCGGCGATTACAAGTGCCCTTGCTTGACGGGCGCGGAACGCCACGCCAACTTAGAGTGGGTTTCAGTGGCATCTGCACTTATCGCCACTGCCATCGTTGCGACCGTGCTTATCGCGTGGCGGCGGTCAAAGTGGTCTAGCGTCAACGCTTGA
- a CDS encoding Putative binding protein — MLRLYGVAVIAALAVAGAVVWTQGQKAPPKPPAPAKKTAVAVRDEGWRITYGSPKAKVKVEAFYPIRVAGGESHEWVKDFARKLAEAFPEKVQVVVYDFASEKGGAEWQKRGLTCGAFLINGKTQIVHKGKTFVFMRNPATSGWTFEQLKMAVSAEVARVYGKGAIKPQPQKRPPAKKTSTRTVAPQRAAANGQVEIFVPCGLAGPYGDLARLFRQRHPEIALRPTVTGVVALLNLLRDGATPDIYLALGTYELTKLAEQDKFVEGSLVKCARIPLALIVPKHNPANIHRLEDLTSPKVHRIVTYAFNLSGGRGAQQALQAAKLWDAVKGKVFTPKVPDQAKQLLKKGQADAGILYRTCLRESYVPDQPPVVERDLVAVQTLPQRLYEPIYVGAVLVKGGKNLAAAEKFLRFLQTPEAQRVWRKWGFEPVEESTPPTKLSNRKPLFIYAGAAFRPPLEDMGRAFERRYGVPVRFNFTGSNCLLAQIILTRQGDLYLPGEEFYVRQAEKRGYVLKSAVIGYFVPVILVRKGNPKGVRSLRDLAKPGVKVGLGDPKACAVGEVSEAILRKNGLTAAVHKNVVLRAATVPELPNALRLGGIDACIVWDAVANYPWVRPAVEIVPIPPEQNVVTTCPMAVLKMTKNRQAAEMFLQFALTEGQRILRAHKFTARNDLPPAYAKALFSVSAQ; from the coding sequence ATGCTTAGGTTGTATGGTGTTGCTGTCATCGCTGCATTGGCGGTTGCCGGTGCGGTCGTGTGGACGCAAGGGCAAAAGGCACCGCCCAAGCCGCCAGCGCCCGCGAAAAAAACCGCCGTTGCGGTCAGAGATGAGGGCTGGCGCATCACCTACGGGTCGCCGAAAGCGAAGGTGAAAGTGGAAGCCTTTTACCCCATCCGCGTCGCCGGCGGTGAAAGCCACGAGTGGGTGAAAGATTTTGCCCGCAAATTGGCGGAGGCTTTTCCTGAGAAGGTGCAGGTTGTCGTCTACGACTTTGCTTCGGAGAAGGGGGGCGCCGAATGGCAGAAGCGCGGCTTAACTTGTGGCGCCTTTCTGATCAACGGCAAGACGCAGATCGTCCACAAGGGTAAAACCTTCGTCTTCATGCGCAACCCTGCCACCAGCGGTTGGACCTTTGAGCAACTCAAGATGGCGGTCAGCGCCGAGGTGGCGCGGGTCTACGGCAAAGGCGCGATCAAGCCCCAGCCCCAAAAGCGACCGCCAGCAAAGAAGACCAGCACGAGGACCGTCGCGCCCCAACGCGCCGCCGCCAACGGTCAAGTAGAAATCTTTGTGCCCTGCGGGTTGGCGGGACCTTACGGCGATCTGGCGCGGTTGTTTCGGCAGCGCCATCCCGAAATCGCCTTGCGTCCGACGGTGACCGGGGTCGTTGCGTTGCTGAACCTTTTGCGGGACGGTGCGACACCGGACATCTACTTAGCGCTGGGCACTTACGAGTTGACCAAACTGGCGGAGCAAGACAAGTTCGTGGAGGGCAGTTTGGTCAAATGCGCCCGCATCCCATTGGCGCTTATCGTTCCCAAACACAACCCTGCGAACATCCATCGCCTTGAAGATTTAACTTCGCCCAAAGTTCACCGCATCGTCACTTACGCCTTCAACTTATCGGGGGGGCGAGGAGCGCAACAAGCGTTGCAGGCAGCCAAACTGTGGGATGCGGTCAAGGGCAAAGTGTTCACGCCCAAAGTCCCTGACCAAGCGAAGCAACTGCTCAAAAAGGGACAAGCGGATGCGGGCATTTTGTATCGCACTTGCTTGCGGGAAAGTTATGTGCCCGACCAACCGCCCGTCGTTGAGCGCGACCTCGTGGCAGTGCAAACTCTCCCGCAACGCCTTTACGAGCCCATCTATGTCGGTGCTGTGTTGGTCAAAGGCGGCAAAAACTTGGCTGCTGCCGAGAAGTTCCTGCGGTTTCTGCAGACGCCCGAAGCCCAGCGGGTCTGGCGCAAGTGGGGCTTTGAACCTGTTGAGGAAAGCACGCCGCCGACGAAGTTGAGCAACCGCAAACCGCTGTTCATTTACGCCGGCGCAGCGTTCCGACCGCCGTTGGAAGACATGGGGCGCGCCTTTGAGCGCCGCTACGGCGTCCCCGTGCGGTTCAACTTCACAGGGTCAAATTGCTTGTTGGCGCAAATCATCTTGACCCGACAGGGCGATTTGTATCTGCCGGGTGAAGAGTTTTATGTGCGACAGGCAGAGAAACGCGGTTATGTGCTTAAAAGCGCCGTCATCGGCTACTTTGTGCCCGTCATTTTGGTCCGCAAGGGCAACCCGAAAGGTGTCAGGAGTTTGCGGGACTTAGCAAAGCCCGGCGTCAAAGTCGGTTTGGGTGACCCAAAGGCGTGCGCGGTCGGCGAAGTCAGCGAAGCCATCCTGCGGAAAAACGGGTTGACAGCAGCCGTTCACAAGAATGTCGTCCTCAGAGCGGCGACGGTGCCAGAACTGCCCAACGCGCTGCGCTTGGGAGGCATTGACGCTTGTATCGTTTGGGACGCCGTTGCCAATTACCCGTGGGTGCGCCCAGCCGTTGAGATCGTTCCCATCCCGCCAGAGCAAAATGTCGTCACGACATGCCCGATGGCGGTTTTGAAGATGACGAAAAACCGCCAGGCGGCTGAGATGTTTTTGCAATTTGCCTTGACAGAAGGGCAACGCATTTTGCGCGCCCACAAATTCACGGCTCGCAACGATTTGCCCCCCGCTTACGCCAAAGCCTTGTTTTCCGTTTCAGCGCAATAA
- a CDS encoding Nucleotide-binding protein — MKELTVLVITGMSGAGKTLALHALEDMGFFCVDNLPPRLLPTLTELCAQSQQPITKVAMVADVRGGEFLRDLRDAVNQLRERGHKVRVFFLEASDEALVQRYKETRRRHPLAAEGQDLLQAIQRERDHLADIRAIADEVIDTAGLTPQQLRDEIARRLQLGDGATMQVKVVSFGFKFGLPVDADLVFDVRFLPNPNYDPQLRPLTGADERVKTFVLQQPETQAFLHHLRALLEFALPRYRREGKAYLTIAIGCTGGRHRSVALADAIADIVRQHGYPCTVQHRDIHH; from the coding sequence GTGAAGGAACTGACCGTTTTGGTCATCACGGGCATGTCCGGTGCGGGGAAGACCCTCGCCCTTCACGCTTTAGAGGACATGGGCTTCTTTTGTGTGGACAACTTGCCCCCACGACTGTTACCGACACTGACGGAGTTGTGCGCTCAGTCGCAGCAACCGATCACGAAAGTCGCTATGGTCGCTGATGTGCGGGGCGGAGAGTTTCTGCGGGATTTGCGGGACGCCGTCAATCAACTGCGCGAACGCGGGCATAAGGTGCGTGTGTTCTTTTTGGAAGCCAGCGACGAAGCGTTGGTGCAGCGCTACAAGGAAACCCGCCGCCGCCACCCCCTCGCCGCCGAAGGGCAAGATTTGCTGCAAGCCATTCAACGCGAACGCGACCATCTGGCGGACATTCGGGCGATCGCCGACGAGGTCATTGACACCGCTGGCTTAACGCCGCAGCAATTGCGAGACGAAATCGCGCGCCGCCTCCAGTTAGGCGACGGCGCTACGATGCAGGTGAAGGTCGTCTCCTTCGGCTTCAAATTCGGGCTCCCTGTCGATGCCGATTTGGTGTTTGATGTCCGTTTCCTTCCAAATCCCAATTACGACCCGCAGTTGCGCCCTTTAACGGGCGCCGACGAACGGGTGAAGACCTTCGTCTTGCAGCAACCGGAGACGCAAGCGTTTTTGCACCACCTACGGGCGCTTTTAGAGTTCGCCTTGCCGCGCTACCGCCGTGAAGGCAAAGCCTACTTGACCATCGCCATCGGCTGCACCGGCGGGCGGCACCGGTCGGTCGCTTTGGCAGACGCCATCGCGGACATCGTGCGCCAACACGGTTACCCTTGCACTGTCCAACATCGCGACATCCACCATTGA
- the modA gene encoding Molybdate-binding periplasmic protein, which translates to MRRLLAIIVALAAGHIAVGQRQGELHLFVPCGMIVPFNRLKTEFERQTGIKVRITYDNGVMLVRRIREKGARPDILVAPGELEIRQMVREGFVDPKTVVTFGTFKLILVVPARNRAGIRSLNDLLKPSVRRIVIADPKLNSVGYYAQQALQRLGLWDKVKGKIVTHWHAQEAVNYVCMGRVDAGIYYATCPFDSAPEKVMSPTYKIVADLPEGSYPPVKVQAGMLKAAKNKAAAQRFLHFLVEPRTQNLLAQLGIPNFTGKGNAVRPAGVQNARR; encoded by the coding sequence ATGCGTCGGCTTTTAGCGATCATAGTCGCTTTAGCCGCAGGGCACATCGCTGTCGGGCAACGGCAAGGCGAATTGCACTTGTTCGTCCCGTGCGGGATGATTGTGCCCTTCAACCGACTCAAAACGGAGTTTGAGCGGCAGACCGGCATCAAAGTCCGCATCACTTACGACAACGGCGTGATGTTGGTGCGGCGCATCCGTGAAAAGGGTGCGCGCCCTGACATCTTGGTCGCGCCAGGCGAATTGGAAATTCGCCAAATGGTGCGGGAAGGGTTCGTTGACCCAAAGACTGTCGTGACCTTTGGGACCTTCAAACTCATTTTGGTCGTGCCTGCCCGCAACCGTGCGGGTATCCGTTCGCTCAACGATTTGCTCAAGCCGTCGGTGCGGCGCATCGTCATCGCTGACCCGAAACTCAACTCCGTCGGCTACTACGCCCAACAAGCCTTGCAGCGATTAGGCTTATGGGACAAGGTGAAGGGCAAAATTGTGACCCATTGGCACGCGCAGGAAGCCGTCAACTATGTCTGCATGGGGCGCGTGGACGCAGGCATCTACTACGCCACCTGCCCCTTTGACAGCGCCCCGGAAAAAGTCATGTCGCCGACCTACAAAATCGTCGCCGATTTGCCCGAGGGTTCTTACCCACCCGTCAAGGTGCAAGCAGGGATGTTGAAAGCGGCGAAGAACAAAGCGGCAGCCCAAAGGTTCTTGCATTTCCTCGTGGAACCGCGCACGCAAAATCTATTGGCTCAATTGGGTATCCCTAACTTCACGGGCAAAGGGAACGCTGTGCGCCCCGCTGGCGTTCAAAATGCGCGGAGGTGA
- the moeB gene encoding Molybdopterin-synthase adenylyltransferase codes for MLTDTERARYLRHLPLVGEDGQERLRRATALVTRCGGVGGTAALYLAAAGIGRLIMVHEGNTTWSNLNRQILQTHDWVGKPRIVKARESVHRINPDVEVVAIAEPFTEALGEELAPQADVLLSCTPVWQERIALNAVAVRHRKPLVEAAMNGMEGTLTVIVPGETPCLRCLYPEDPTEDWWDAWSFPVLGAVSGITGCFAAIETIKVIVGHQDAGHRVGQPLTNRMLLFDTAHHAYRVVKVHRLPDCPVCGRLTATA; via the coding sequence GTGTTGACCGATACAGAGCGGGCGCGTTATTTGCGCCACCTGCCGTTGGTCGGCGAGGACGGGCAAGAACGCTTACGCAGGGCGACTGCGTTGGTGACCCGCTGCGGCGGCGTCGGTGGGACAGCGGCGTTGTATTTGGCGGCGGCGGGCATCGGTCGGCTCATTATGGTGCACGAAGGCAACACCACTTGGTCTAACCTGAACCGCCAAATCTTGCAGACGCACGACTGGGTCGGCAAGCCCCGCATCGTCAAGGCGCGGGAAAGCGTTCACCGAATCAACCCCGATGTGGAGGTTGTCGCTATCGCGGAACCGTTCACTGAGGCGTTAGGCGAGGAGTTAGCGCCGCAAGCCGATGTGTTGCTTTCGTGCACGCCCGTGTGGCAAGAGCGCATCGCCCTCAACGCCGTCGCCGTTCGCCATCGCAAACCCTTGGTGGAAGCGGCAATGAACGGGATGGAAGGGACGCTGACAGTCATCGTGCCGGGCGAAACGCCCTGCCTGCGCTGCCTTTATCCTGAGGACCCGACCGAAGATTGGTGGGACGCATGGTCGTTTCCCGTGCTCGGCGCCGTCTCTGGTATTACGGGTTGCTTTGCCGCCATTGAAACGATCAAGGTCATCGTGGGGCACCAAGACGCTGGGCACAGGGTTGGTCAACCGCTGACCAACCGCATGCTGCTCTTTGATACCGCCCATCACGCCTACCGGGTCGTCAAGGTGCACCGCTTGCCCGACTGCCCAGTCTGCGGGCGTTTGACGGCAACGGCATAG